A single genomic interval of Alligator mississippiensis isolate rAllMis1 chromosome 15, rAllMis1, whole genome shotgun sequence harbors:
- the LRFN1 gene encoding leucine-rich repeat and fibronectin type III domain-containing protein 1, whose amino-acid sequence MARLPLPLPLPLLLLLVAPAGARAQHCPGRCICQHVAPTLTMLCAKTGLLFVPPAIDRRTVELRLTDNFITVLRRKDFANMTSLVHLTLSRNTISQILPHAFADLRALRALHMNSNRLAAVRRDHFRGLANLRHLILGNNQIRRIEPGAFDDFLGTVEDLDLSYNNLDTLPWAAVGQMTSLNTLTLDHNLIEHIAEGTFAQLHKLVRLDMTSNRLQKLPPDSLFLRAQVQADARGAAHPGTLTVSFGGNPLHCNCELLWLRRLTREDDLETCASPEHLMDKYFWSIPEEEFMCEAPLITRQYASRAFIVEGQGVSLKCKAVGDPEPSIHWIGPDGKLVHNSSRATVYDNGTLDVHITTLKDDGAFTCIASNAAGEATAAVEVAIVPLPLLVNHTGQGREPDPGSSDITTSAKSGANESKVPADRRIVAAELTSSSALIRWPSERHIPGIRMYQIQYNSSLDDSLVYRMIPSSSRTFLVNDLAAGRAYDLCVLAVYDDGVTALTATRVVGCVQFTTEGEAARCRALHTQFLGGTMIIIIGGIIVASVLVFIIILMIRYKVQGAHDAAPAAKVSSVCSQTNGGTPAPPPALQSPAPKPPEDPPPEEAGPPAPEEVEPHDAPPPDRPLTPRPDPVAAAEPAAEVPGGARGAVRRELARTHPHRHSFDGDYALFQSHSYPRRARTKRHMSTSQLDARDSPLGPRRVLFSSTEWMLESTV is encoded by the exons ATGGCCCGGctgccgctgcccctgcccctgcccctgctgctgctgctggtggcgccGGCGGGGGCCAGGGCGCAGCACTGCCCCGGGCGCTGCATCTGCCAGCACGTGGCACCCACGCTGACCATGCTGTGCGCCAAGACGGGGCTGCTGTTCGTGCCGCCCGCCATCGACCGGCGCACGGTGGAGCTGCGGCTGACGGACAACTTCATCACGGTGCTGCGGCGCAAGGACTTCGCCAACATGACCAGCCTGGTGCACCTTACCCTGTCCCGCAACACCATCAGCCAGATCCTGCCGCACGCCTTCGCCGACCTCCGCGCCCTCCGCGCCTTGCACATGAACAGCAACCGCCTGGCGGCCGTGCGCCGCGACCACTTCAGGGGCCTGGCCAACCTGCGCCACCTCATCCTGGGCAACAACCAGATCCGCCGCATCGAGCCGGGTGCCTTCGACGACTTCCTGGGCACCGTGGAGGACCTGGACCTGTCCTACAACAACCTGGACACGCTGCCCTGGGCGGCGGTAGGGCAGATGACCAGCCTCAACACGCTGACGCTGGACCACAACCTCATCGAGCACATCGCCGAGGGCACCTTCGCCCAGCTCCACAAGCTGGTGCGGCTGGACATGACGTCCAACCGGCTGCAGAAGCTGCCCCCCGACAGCCTCTTCCTCCGGGCCCAGGTCCAAGCCGATGCCCGGGGGGCGGCTCACCCGGGCACGCTGACCGTCAGCTTCGGGGGCAACCCGCTGCATTGCAACTGCGAGCTGCTGTGGCTGCGGCGCCTGACGCGGGAGGACGACCTGGAGACGTGCGCGTCCCCCGAGCACCTCATGGACAAGTATTTCTGGAGCATCCCCGAGGAGGAGTTCATGTGCGAGGCGCCGCTCATCACGCGCCAGTACGCCAGCCGGGCCTTCATCGTGGAGGGCCAAGGCGTGTCGCTCAAGTGTAAGGCCGTGGGCGACCCGGAGCCCTCCATCCACTGGATCGGGCCCGACGGGAAGCTGGTGCACAACAGCTCCCGCGCCACCGTGTACGACAACGGGACCCTGGACGTCCACATCACCACGCTCAAGGACGACGGGGCCTTCACCTGCATCGCCTCCAACGCGGCCGGCGAGGCCACGGCCGCCGTGGAGGTGGCCatcgtgcccctgcccctgctggtgaACCACACGGGGCAGGGCCGGGAGCCCGACCCCGGCTCCTCTGACATCACCACCTCGGCCAAGTCGGGCGCCAACGAGAGCAAGGTGCCGGCCGACCGGCGCATCGTGGCGGCCGAGCTGACATCCAGCTCCGCCCTCATCCGCTGGCCCTCGGAGCGCCACATCCCCGGGATCCGCATGTACCAGATCCAGTACAACAGCTCCCTCGACGACTCCCTGGTCTacag gaTGATCCCGTCGTCCAGCCGCACCTTCCTGGTGAACGACCTGGCGGCGGGGCGGGCCTACGACCTGTGCGTGCTGGCCGTGTACGACGACGGCGTGACGGCGCTGACGGCCACGCGGGTGGTGGGCTGCGTGCAGTTCACCACGGAGGGCGAGGCGGCCCGGTGCCGGGCGCTGCACACGCAGTTCCTGGGCGGCACCATGATCATCATCATCGGCGGCATCATCGTGGCCTCGGTCCTCGTCTTCATCATCATCCTCATGATCCGCTACAAGGTGCAGGGTGCCCACGACGCCGCCCCCGCCGCCAAGGTCAGCAGCGTCTGCTCACAGACCAACGGGGGCACCCCGGCCCCCCCGCCTGCGTTGCAGAGCCCCGCCCCCAAGCCCCCGGAGGACCCCCCGCCCGAGGAGGCGGGCCCTCCGGCGCCcgaggaggtggagccccatgacgCCCCTCCCCCCGACCGCCCGTTGACCCCGCGGCCGGACCCTGTGGCAGCTGCGGAGCCCGCCGCGGAGGTGCCCGGGGGGGCGCGGGGGGCCGTGCGGCGGGAGCTGGCGAGGACTCACCCCCACCGGCACTCCTTCGACGGGGACTATGCCCTGTTCCAGAGCCACAGCTACCCCCGGCGGGCACGGACAAAGCGCCACATGTCCACGTCCCAGCTGGACGCCCGGGACTCCCCCCTGGGCCCGCGCCGGGTCCTTTTTAGTAGCACCGAGTGGATGTTGGAAAGCACCGTCTGA
- the GMFG gene encoding glia maturation factor gamma, translating to MHQDGVSPCPLSCAPLPPGFPLLSPSPSPPTTSPFLLPASCHGASARPAPHTESGEWHPRQRRRAPPNTMSDSLVVCDVDPALTERLQRFRFRKETNNAAILMKIDRDRQLVVLEEELEDVSPEDLRAELPERQPRFVAYSYQYKHDDGRVSYPLCLIFSSPLGCKPEQQMMYAGSKNRLVQATQLTKVFEIRTTEELTEDWLRERLAFFR from the exons ATGCACCAGGATGGGGTGTCTCCATGCCCCCTTTCTTGTGCCCCTTTACCCCCTGGGttccccctcctgtccccctccccctcccctcccacgaCTTCTCCTTTTCTCCTGCCCGCATCCTGTCACGGGGCCAGCGCCCGCCCGGCCCCCCACACGGAGAGCGGAGAGTGGCACCCACGCCAGCGCCGCCGAGCCCCCCCCAACACCATG TCGGACTCGCTGGTGGTGTGTGACGTGGACCCCGCGCTGACCGAGAGGCTGCAGCGATTCCGCTTCCGCAAGGAGACCAACAACGCCGCCATCCTCA tgAAGATCGACAGGGACCggcagctggtggtgctggaggaggagctggag GATGTGTCCCCTGAGGACCTGAGGGCCGAGCTGCCCGAGCGCCAGCCTCG CTTCGTGGCGTACAGCTACCAGTACAAGCACGACGACGGGCGCGTGTCCTACCCGCTCTGCCTCATCTTCTCCAGCCCCCTGG gctgcaagcCGGAGCAGCAGATGATGTACGCGGGCAGCAAGAACCGGCTGGTGCAGGCGACCCAGCTCACCAAG gtgTTTGAGATCCGGACCACGGAGGAGCTGACGGAGGACTGGCTGCGGGAGCGTCTGGCTTTCTTCCGCTAG